The stretch of DNA TCCTTCACCAGCTCTTTAATATCGCCGAAATCGACGACGAAGCCTTCATCGGAACGCCCCTCTTCTGCGATCGGCTTGCCTTTCAGCACAACCTCCAGCTTATAGGTGTGCCCATGAACGTTGGCGCATTTCCCTTTATGCCCGACCAGTTGGTGCGCCGCGTCGAACGAGAAGATTTTGCATACTGAAACCTCATGCAGCATTAGCGGCCCACCGTCTTTCTAGCCGCTTCATATTGCTTCAGACCGCGATTTCGAAGCTGGCAGGCCGGACACTCGCCGCAGCCGCTTCCCTTGATACCGTTGTAGCAGGTCAGCGTGTGCTCGCGGATATAGTCGAACTGGCCGAGCTCGTCGGCCATCTGCCATGTTTCTTTTTTGTCCAGCCACATAAGCGGGGTATGAATAACGAATTCGTAATCCATCGACAGATTAAGCGTAACATTGAGCGACTTCACGAAGACATCCCGGCAGTCCGGGTAGCCGCTGAAATCCGTCTGGCATACGCCGGTAACAATATGGTTGTACGAGAACTGCTTGGCCAGAATTGCCGCGAAAGACAGGAACAATAAATTCCGACCGTCGACAAATGTGCTCGGAAGCTCCCCGTCCTCTCCCGCCTTAATCTCGATATCCCCTCGGGTCAGAGCGTTCGGCGCAAGCTGGTTCAGCAATCCCAGATCCAGAATATGCTGCTTCACATTGAAATGGGCGGCGATTTCCTTGGCGACTTCAATTTCGGCCGCATGCCGCTGATTATAGTTAAAGGTCACGACCTGTACTTCTTCAAACTGCTGCAAAGCCCACACCAGGCACGTAGTGCTGTCCTGCCCGCCGCTGAAGACGACCAGCGCTTTTTTATTCATGTTCGAATCTCTCCTTATCGGTTGTCGATTGTCTCCGGGTACAAATCATGATTCAGCAGCCGATGCTCAGCCATTGCCTCATATTTGGTTCCCGGACGGCCGTAGTTGCAGTAAGGATCGATGGAAATGCCGCCGCGCGGGGTGAACTTGCCCCATACCTCGATGTAGCGGGGGTCCATCAGCTTAATCAGATCGTTCATGATGATGTTGACGCAGTCTTCGTGAAAATCGCCATGATTGCGGAAGCTAAACAGATACAGCTTGAGCGACTTGGACTCCACCATTTTTTGTTCGGGAATATACGAAATATACAGGGTGGCAAAATCGGGCTGGCCGGTGACGGGGCACAGGCTCGTAAACTCCGGACAGTTGAACTTCACAAAATAATCCCTGCCGGG from Paenibacillus sophorae encodes:
- the queC gene encoding 7-cyano-7-deazaguanine synthase QueC, whose amino-acid sequence is MNKKALVVFSGGQDSTTCLVWALQQFEEVQVVTFNYNQRHAAEIEVAKEIAAHFNVKQHILDLGLLNQLAPNALTRGDIEIKAGEDGELPSTFVDGRNLLFLSFAAILAKQFSYNHIVTGVCQTDFSGYPDCRDVFVKSLNVTLNLSMDYEFVIHTPLMWLDKKETWQMADELGQFDYIREHTLTCYNGIKGSGCGECPACQLRNRGLKQYEAARKTVGR
- the queF gene encoding preQ(1) synthase; its protein translation is MSEGRLKEEMPDVTLLGNQGTQYKFGYAPEVLESFDNKHPGRDYFVKFNCPEFTSLCPVTGQPDFATLYISYIPEQKMVESKSLKLYLFSFRNHGDFHEDCVNIIMNDLIKLMDPRYIEVWGKFTPRGGISIDPYCNYGRPGTKYEAMAEHRLLNHDLYPETIDNR